One genomic window of Sphingopyxis sp. OPL5 includes the following:
- a CDS encoding sigma-54-dependent transcriptional regulator, producing MASARDTRMVMIVDSEPAQQRFLSALVSRGGWRSVIAGDTDTALAKLGTQEGMALDAVLVDQGTPGMDMAEFVAELRRWRPALPLIVITMRNGVEVAVSAMRAGASDFVQKPIAPDRLLNALDRITATSGPQGELRPLTEKLRAPLAFEEIIGSSPNFRSALAIAAKAARARVPVMINGKPGTGKEVFARAIHSASPRARGGLVMVDCSAVSPGLIGSGLFGHERGAFPGAFDRQVGRLVQADAGSIIIDHVECIPLETQAKLVEFLNTGEVQMIGGSIRQSVDVRIIATSASPLDKLIEAGHFREDLFYALSSAQFTLPSLSERRGDVGPLARHLLARIGGLPGMGPIGVTDDALRLLAAYAWPGNVRQLQDVLFRAAVGSTTDVLTSADFQALEATLAGGSMVGQGDVAINGEAIGVTLYLPDGNLRPLEEIEADVIRLAIGHYRGRMSEVARRLGIGRSTLYRKLSDLGIDTAA from the coding sequence ATGGCAAGCGCGCGCGACACCCGAATGGTGATGATCGTCGACAGCGAACCGGCGCAACAGCGCTTCCTGTCGGCGCTCGTGTCGCGTGGCGGCTGGCGCAGCGTGATCGCCGGCGACACCGACACCGCGCTCGCCAAGCTCGGCACCCAGGAAGGCATGGCGCTCGACGCCGTGCTTGTCGACCAGGGCACGCCGGGCATGGATATGGCCGAATTCGTCGCCGAACTGCGCCGCTGGCGCCCCGCGCTGCCGCTGATCGTCATCACGATGCGCAACGGGGTCGAGGTCGCGGTCAGCGCGATGCGCGCCGGGGCAAGCGATTTCGTCCAGAAACCGATCGCCCCCGACCGCCTGCTCAACGCGCTCGACCGGATCACCGCGACCAGCGGCCCGCAGGGCGAACTCCGCCCGCTCACCGAAAAGCTGCGCGCGCCGCTGGCGTTCGAGGAAATCATCGGGTCGAGCCCCAATTTCCGCAGCGCGCTCGCGATCGCCGCCAAGGCGGCGCGCGCGCGCGTGCCGGTGATGATCAACGGCAAGCCCGGCACCGGCAAGGAAGTCTTTGCCCGCGCGATCCACAGCGCCAGCCCGCGCGCCCGCGGCGGGCTGGTGATGGTCGATTGCTCGGCGGTGTCGCCGGGGCTGATCGGATCGGGGCTGTTCGGCCACGAACGCGGCGCCTTTCCCGGCGCCTTCGACCGCCAGGTCGGCCGGCTGGTCCAGGCCGACGCGGGCAGCATCATCATCGACCATGTCGAGTGCATCCCGCTCGAGACGCAGGCGAAGCTCGTCGAATTCCTCAACACCGGCGAAGTCCAGATGATCGGCGGCAGCATCCGCCAGAGCGTCGATGTGCGCATCATCGCGACCAGCGCCAGCCCGCTCGACAAGCTGATCGAGGCCGGTCATTTCCGCGAAGACCTGTTCTATGCGCTGTCGAGCGCGCAGTTCACCCTGCCCTCGCTCTCGGAACGCCGCGGCGACGTCGGTCCGCTCGCGCGCCATTTGCTCGCGCGCATCGGCGGCCTGCCGGGCATGGGACCGATCGGAGTCACCGACGACGCGCTGCGCCTGCTCGCCGCCTATGCCTGGCCGGGCAATGTCCGCCAGTTGCAGGACGTGCTGTTCCGCGCCGCGGTCGGCAGCACCACTGATGTGCTCACCAGCGCCGATTTCCAGGCGCTCGAGGCGACGCTCGCCGGCGGCAGCATGGTCGGCCAGGGCGATGTCGCGATCAACGGCGAAGCGATCGGCGTCACCCTCTACCTGCCCGACGGCAACCTCCGCCCGCTCGAGGAGATCGAGGCCGACGTGATCCGCCTCGCGATCGGCCACTATCGCGGCCGGATGAGCGAAGTCGCCCGAAGGCTCGGGATCGGGCGCTCGACGTTGTATCGCAAATTGAGCGACCTCGGGATCGACACGGCGGCCTGA
- a CDS encoding ribonuclease HII — translation MIVGVDEAGRGPLAGPVVAGAVLLCDGGIAGLDDSKKLSAKRRAELEIEIKARCRWGIGEASVEEIDRINILQATFLAMTRAVEALGIEPAEVLVDGNRLPRWRYTARAIIGGDATHGCISAASIIAKEHRDRFMVAAARDFPGFGWETNMGYGTARHLAALRQHGPTPLHRTSFAPVAQLQLV, via the coding sequence ATGATCGTCGGCGTCGACGAGGCCGGGCGCGGACCGCTCGCCGGCCCCGTCGTCGCGGGCGCAGTGCTGCTCTGCGACGGCGGCATCGCCGGGCTCGACGACAGCAAAAAACTCAGCGCCAAACGCCGCGCCGAACTCGAGATCGAGATCAAGGCGCGCTGCCGCTGGGGCATCGGCGAGGCGAGCGTCGAGGAAATCGACCGCATCAACATATTGCAGGCGACCTTCCTCGCCATGACCCGCGCGGTCGAGGCGTTGGGGATCGAACCCGCCGAGGTGCTCGTCGACGGCAACCGCCTGCCGCGCTGGCGCTACACCGCGCGCGCGATCATCGGCGGCGACGCGACGCATGGCTGCATCTCGGCCGCCAGCATCATCGCCAAGGAGCATCGCGACCGCTTCATGGTCGCGGCGGCGCGCGACTTCCCCGGCTTTGGCTGGGAAACCAACATGGGTTATGGTACCGCCCGTCATCTAGCGGCGCTGCGTCAGCATGGTCCCACGCCGCTCCATCGGACCAGTTTTGCCCCGGTCGCTCAATTGCAGCTGGTCTGA
- a CDS encoding dicarboxylate/amino acid:cation symporter, protein MKSAWIILGALVAGMLLGIAVEGVSLAAATASLPFIEPIGLLWLNALKMTIVPLVVALLITGITATADAARAGRLAARSVMIFLAAIFLSGTMSLLMTPLLLRLFPLSAGAAEALRHGLGGTATAGPSPTFADFLLSLIPTNPIAAAAETAILPLIVFTTIFAFAITKLEPVQRATLSGLFKALGDAMLIVIGWVLALAPIGVFALGYALAVKAGVAAFGGLIHYVLILMGIGVCCLILGLLLAWLVVGISLPRFVRAMVPTLAVAISTQSSLASLPAMLKSSEELGVDPKKADVVLPLAVALFRFTSPAMNLAVVVYVAWLFGIQLTPWEMAVGLGVAMAAALSSVSLPGSISFVTSIAPIAVSMGVPVAPLGLLVAVETFPDIFRTLGNVIGDVAATKYAADGIDDDTKSAGETP, encoded by the coding sequence TTGAAATCGGCATGGATCATCCTTGGGGCGCTCGTCGCCGGCATGCTGCTCGGGATCGCGGTCGAGGGCGTTTCGCTCGCCGCCGCGACCGCCTCGCTACCCTTTATCGAACCGATCGGCCTGCTGTGGCTCAACGCGCTCAAGATGACGATCGTGCCGCTGGTGGTCGCGCTGCTCATCACCGGGATCACCGCGACCGCCGACGCCGCGCGCGCGGGCCGGCTCGCGGCGCGCTCGGTGATGATCTTTCTTGCCGCGATCTTCCTGTCGGGGACGATGTCGCTGTTGATGACGCCGCTGCTGTTGCGGCTCTTCCCGCTCTCGGCCGGGGCCGCCGAAGCGCTGCGTCACGGGCTTGGCGGCACGGCAACCGCCGGACCGTCGCCGACCTTCGCCGATTTCCTGCTCTCGCTGATCCCGACCAACCCGATCGCCGCGGCGGCCGAAACCGCGATCCTGCCGCTCATCGTCTTCACGACGATCTTCGCCTTCGCGATCACCAAGCTCGAACCCGTGCAGCGCGCGACGCTGTCGGGGCTGTTCAAGGCGCTGGGCGATGCGATGCTGATCGTCATCGGCTGGGTGCTCGCGCTGGCGCCGATCGGCGTCTTCGCCCTGGGCTATGCGCTCGCCGTCAAGGCCGGGGTCGCGGCGTTCGGCGGGCTCATCCATTATGTGCTGATCCTGATGGGAATCGGCGTCTGCTGCCTGATCCTCGGGCTCTTGCTCGCCTGGCTCGTCGTCGGCATTTCGCTGCCGCGCTTCGTCCGCGCGATGGTCCCGACCCTCGCGGTCGCAATCAGCACCCAAAGCTCGCTCGCCAGCCTGCCCGCGATGCTCAAATCCTCCGAAGAACTCGGCGTCGATCCCAAGAAGGCCGATGTCGTCCTGCCGCTCGCGGTCGCACTGTTCCGCTTCACCAGCCCGGCGATGAACCTCGCGGTCGTCGTGTATGTCGCCTGGCTGTTCGGCATTCAGCTCACGCCGTGGGAGATGGCGGTCGGGCTGGGGGTCGCGATGGCGGCGGCGCTGAGTTCGGTCAGCCTGCCCGGGTCGATCAGCTTCGTCACCTCAATCGCCCCGATCGCGGTGTCGATGGGGGTGCCCGTCGCGCCGCTGGGGCTGCTCGTCGCGGTCGAGACCTTCCCCGACATCTTCCGGACGCTCGGCAATGTTATCGGCGACGTCGCCGCGACGAAATATGCGGCAGACGGCATCGACGACGACACGAAATCAGCAGGAGAGACGCCATGA
- a CDS encoding DUF2804 domain-containing protein: MGQHVMGEGPLHDDAGRLIDPGYATREVRRYDRAAIGAEAVRIKEWDYYCVMNADLALALTVADNAYAGFLGVSWMDLRAGNFVNHGVLIPEPMGRMALPASADRGNIVQAADGMELAFRHEAGGRRLTVHAPGFADGRGLSGEIWLDQPAMDRMVIATPFADDPHAFYYNQKINCMPARGRVKVGDESHDFLSENALAVLDWGRGVWTYDNVWYWGSASGLVDGRRFGFNIGYGFGDTSAASENMLFVDDHAHKLDEVTFHMPEGPPDSGNWRFSSNDGRFELDFAPAVNRWAKVDAGMVRTEQDQVFGWFSGRVILDDGTAMTVRDLPGFAEKVWSRW, encoded by the coding sequence ATGGGTCAGCATGTGATGGGCGAAGGGCCGCTGCACGATGATGCGGGACGGCTGATCGATCCCGGCTATGCCACGCGCGAGGTGCGCCGGTACGATCGTGCCGCGATCGGCGCCGAAGCGGTGCGGATCAAGGAATGGGACTATTATTGCGTCATGAACGCCGATCTGGCGCTGGCGCTGACCGTCGCGGACAACGCCTATGCCGGCTTTCTGGGGGTGTCGTGGATGGATTTGCGGGCCGGGAACTTCGTCAATCACGGCGTGCTGATCCCCGAACCGATGGGGCGCATGGCCCTGCCGGCCAGCGCCGATCGCGGCAATATCGTGCAGGCGGCGGACGGAATGGAACTGGCGTTCCGACACGAGGCCGGAGGGCGCCGGCTGACCGTCCATGCGCCGGGCTTCGCCGATGGACGCGGATTGTCGGGCGAGATCTGGCTCGACCAGCCCGCGATGGACCGGATGGTGATCGCGACCCCCTTCGCCGACGATCCGCATGCCTTTTACTATAATCAGAAGATCAACTGCATGCCGGCGCGAGGGCGCGTGAAGGTCGGCGACGAATCCCATGATTTCCTGTCGGAAAATGCGCTTGCGGTGCTCGATTGGGGGCGCGGCGTCTGGACCTATGACAATGTCTGGTACTGGGGGTCGGCATCGGGGCTGGTCGACGGTCGGCGCTTCGGTTTCAACATCGGCTATGGTTTCGGCGACACCTCGGCGGCGAGCGAGAATATGCTGTTCGTCGACGACCATGCGCACAAGCTCGACGAGGTGACATTCCATATGCCCGAAGGCCCGCCCGACAGCGGAAATTGGCGCTTTTCGAGCAATGACGGGCGGTTCGAACTCGACTTCGCTCCCGCCGTCAATCGCTGGGCCAAGGTCGATGCCGGGATGGTCAGGACCGAACAGGACCAGGTCTTCGGCTGGTTTTCGGGGCGCGTGATCCTCGACGACGGCACCGCGATGACCGTTCGCGACCTGCCGGGCTTCGCCGAGAAGGTCTGGAGCCGCTGGTAG
- the glmM gene encoding phosphoglucosamine mutase, producing MRKFFGTDGIRGLTNQIPMTVEVAMRVGMAAGAHFLRGDHKHRVVIGKDTRLSGYMLENALVAGFTSVGMDVVQVGPMPTPAIAMLTRSMRADLGVMLSASHNPFYDNGIKLFGPDGYKLSDADEAQIELLLASEPKLAEPAQIGRAKRIDDARGRYIHAVKQSLPESVRLDGLKIVLDCANGAAYNSAPTVFWELGADVVAIGVTPNGININDKCGSTAPGLLQETVVASGADIGIALDGDADRLIVVDEKGAIVDGDQIMALIGASWARQGRLKGGGVVATVMSNLGLERFLEGQGLTLERTKVGDRYVLERMKSGGFNVGGEQSGHMILSDHATTGDGTLAGLQVLAELVASGKPASELLHQFDPVPQLLKNVRFAGGAPLDDAHVKAAIADGEAALAGRGRLVIRASGTEPLIRVMAEGDDASQVESVVDSICDAVRKAVS from the coding sequence ATGCGCAAGTTTTTCGGAACCGATGGCATCCGCGGCCTGACCAACCAGATCCCGATGACGGTCGAGGTCGCGATGCGCGTCGGCATGGCGGCGGGCGCGCATTTCCTGCGCGGCGACCACAAGCATCGGGTGGTGATCGGCAAGGACACGCGGCTTTCGGGCTATATGCTTGAAAATGCGCTCGTCGCGGGGTTCACCAGCGTCGGCATGGACGTGGTGCAGGTGGGGCCGATGCCCACTCCCGCGATTGCGATGCTGACCCGGTCGATGCGCGCCGACCTCGGCGTGATGCTGTCGGCCAGCCACAATCCCTTTTACGATAACGGCATCAAGCTGTTCGGGCCCGATGGTTACAAGCTGTCCGACGCCGACGAGGCACAGATCGAGCTGTTGCTCGCGAGCGAACCGAAGCTCGCTGAACCCGCACAGATCGGCCGCGCGAAGCGCATCGACGATGCGCGCGGGCGCTATATCCATGCGGTGAAGCAGAGTCTGCCCGAATCGGTGCGCCTCGACGGGCTGAAGATCGTGCTCGATTGCGCCAATGGCGCCGCGTACAACAGCGCGCCGACGGTGTTCTGGGAACTCGGCGCCGATGTCGTCGCGATCGGGGTCACCCCCAACGGCATCAACATCAACGACAAATGCGGCTCGACCGCGCCCGGCCTGCTGCAGGAAACCGTCGTCGCGAGCGGCGCCGACATCGGAATCGCGCTCGATGGCGATGCCGACCGGCTGATCGTCGTCGACGAAAAGGGCGCGATCGTCGATGGCGACCAGATCATGGCGCTGATCGGCGCGAGCTGGGCCAGACAAGGCCGGCTGAAGGGCGGCGGGGTCGTCGCGACGGTGATGTCGAACCTCGGCCTCGAACGCTTTCTCGAAGGCCAGGGCCTGACGCTCGAGCGGACCAAGGTCGGCGACCGGTACGTGCTCGAACGCATGAAATCGGGCGGTTTTAACGTCGGCGGCGAACAGTCGGGGCATATGATCTTGTCCGACCATGCGACCACCGGCGACGGCACGCTGGCGGGGCTTCAGGTGCTCGCCGAACTAGTCGCGTCGGGCAAGCCCGCGAGCGAATTGCTCCACCAGTTCGATCCTGTGCCGCAATTGCTCAAAAATGTCCGCTTCGCCGGCGGTGCGCCGCTCGACGATGCCCATGTCAAAGCCGCGATCGCCGACGGCGAGGCCGCGCTCGCCGGGCGCGGGCGCCTCGTCATCCGCGCTTCGGGCACCGAACCCCTCATCCGTGTCATGGCCGAAGGCGATGACGCATCCCAGGTAGAAAGCGTCGTCGACAGTATCTGCGACGCAGTCAGAAAGGCAGTAAGTTAA
- a CDS encoding aa3-type cytochrome c oxidase subunit IV, which translates to MAQQEMKAAEDTYSGFISLFKVGSIITAVVVVLVVLLIS; encoded by the coding sequence ATGGCACAGCAGGAAATGAAGGCAGCGGAAGACACCTATTCGGGTTTCATCAGCCTGTTCAAGGTCGGGTCGATCATCACCGCGGTCGTCGTCGTCCTCGTCGTCCTCCTGATCTCCTGA
- a CDS encoding oxidoreductase codes for MRKGFTADDVGAQTGRSFLVTGANAGLGFEVSRVLAARGAHVILACRDAGKAAAAIDRIRADVPAAELSFQPLDLADLDQVREAAEAVLAGPRIDVLVNNAGVMIPPKTLTKQGFELQFGVNHLGTFALTGLIHPHVDDRIVITGSIAHKGGEIDFSDLSASRSYHNWQRYQASKLANLLHMFELDRRLSAAGRSTQAIGCHPGVALTELTRHLPLPLRTMTPLAAPFFNSAAQGAWPTLQAATGAHVQGGDYLGPQGLGEISGRSGPARATRTARDPKLGRELWERSVELTGVDPGI; via the coding sequence ATGCGCAAGGGTTTCACGGCCGACGACGTCGGCGCGCAAACGGGCCGAAGCTTCCTTGTCACCGGTGCCAATGCCGGGCTGGGTTTCGAGGTGTCGCGAGTGCTGGCGGCGCGCGGCGCGCATGTCATCCTCGCGTGCCGCGACGCGGGCAAGGCGGCGGCGGCGATAGACCGCATTCGCGCCGACGTGCCGGCGGCCGAATTGTCGTTCCAGCCGCTCGACCTCGCCGATCTGGACCAGGTGCGCGAGGCGGCCGAGGCGGTGCTGGCGGGGCCGCGGATCGACGTGCTGGTCAACAACGCCGGGGTGATGATCCCGCCCAAGACGCTGACCAAACAGGGCTTTGAGCTGCAATTCGGGGTCAACCATCTCGGCACTTTCGCGTTGACGGGACTGATCCACCCCCATGTCGACGACCGTATCGTCATCACCGGCAGCATCGCGCACAAGGGCGGCGAAATCGATTTCAGCGACCTCTCGGCGAGCCGGAGCTATCACAACTGGCAACGCTATCAGGCGAGCAAGCTCGCGAACCTGCTCCATATGTTCGAACTCGACCGGCGGCTGAGCGCCGCGGGGCGCTCGACGCAGGCGATCGGGTGTCATCCCGGGGTCGCGCTGACCGAGTTGACGCGGCATTTGCCGTTGCCGCTGCGCACGATGACACCGCTCGCGGCGCCCTTCTTCAACAGCGCCGCGCAGGGCGCCTGGCCGACCCTGCAGGCGGCGACCGGCGCGCATGTCCAGGGCGGGGATTATCTCGGGCCGCAGGGGCTGGGCGAGATATCGGGACGCTCGGGCCCGGCCCGCGCGACCCGTACCGCGCGCGATCCGAAGCTGGGGCGCGAATTGTGGGAACGGTCAGTGGAACTGACCGGGGTCGATCCGGGGATATAG
- a CDS encoding DUF1272 domain-containing protein, giving the protein MLEMRPDCEKCGKDLPANMHGAFICSMECTFCANCADRMDEQCPNCGGDLLDRPLREGAILAKYPGSTVRKYKV; this is encoded by the coding sequence ATGTTGGAAATGCGACCCGATTGCGAAAAGTGCGGCAAGGACCTGCCCGCGAACATGCACGGCGCCTTCATCTGTTCGATGGAGTGCACCTTTTGCGCCAATTGTGCCGACCGGATGGACGAGCAATGCCCCAATTGCGGTGGCGACCTGCTCGACCGGCCGCTGCGCGAGGGCGCGATCCTCGCGAAATATCCCGGCTCGACGGTGCGGAAGTACAAGGTTTGA
- a CDS encoding site-specific DNA-methyltransferase yields MGVMERVKMPAVKQRAPKAAPVDLPLDSILQGDCVEMMRSLPAASVDMIFADPPYNLQLGGDLHRPDGSQVDAVNDEWDKFDSLATYDRFTHAWLAEAKRILKPGGSIWVIGSYHNIFRVGAALQDRGYWILNDVVWRKANPMPNFKGTRFTNAHETLIWASMGEKAKYTFNYRAMKTLNDELQMRSDWLIPICAGQERLKKGGHKVHPTQKPEALLYRILLACSNPGDVILDPFFGTGTTGAVAKRLGRHYIGIEREDDYIAAAKERIEMALPLDESAVKTMMAPKAATRVAFGTLVECGLIAPGSVLTDTKRRWKATVRVDGSLDCEGQPAGSIHKVGAGVQDAPSCNGWTFWHVDDGKQLRVIDAVRQDWLLANEA; encoded by the coding sequence ATGGGTGTGATGGAACGGGTGAAGATGCCCGCAGTGAAGCAACGCGCGCCGAAGGCCGCCCCGGTCGACCTGCCGCTCGACAGCATCCTGCAGGGCGATTGCGTCGAAATGATGCGCAGCCTGCCCGCCGCGAGCGTCGACATGATATTCGCCGACCCGCCGTATAATCTCCAGCTTGGCGGCGACCTGCATCGCCCCGACGGCAGCCAGGTCGATGCGGTCAACGACGAATGGGACAAGTTCGACAGCCTTGCGACCTATGACCGCTTCACCCACGCCTGGCTCGCCGAAGCGAAGCGCATCCTGAAACCTGGTGGCAGCATCTGGGTGATCGGCAGCTATCACAATATCTTCCGCGTCGGCGCCGCGCTGCAGGATCGCGGTTACTGGATCCTCAACGACGTCGTGTGGCGCAAGGCGAACCCGATGCCCAATTTTAAGGGCACCCGTTTCACCAACGCGCATGAGACGCTGATCTGGGCCTCGATGGGCGAGAAGGCGAAATATACCTTCAACTATCGCGCGATGAAGACGCTGAACGACGAATTGCAGATGCGCAGCGACTGGCTGATCCCGATCTGCGCGGGGCAGGAGCGGCTGAAGAAGGGCGGGCACAAGGTCCATCCGACCCAGAAGCCCGAAGCCTTGCTCTATCGCATCCTGCTCGCCTGTTCGAACCCAGGCGACGTGATCCTCGACCCCTTTTTCGGCACCGGCACGACGGGCGCGGTCGCCAAGCGTCTCGGCCGCCATTATATCGGGATCGAGCGCGAGGATGATTATATCGCCGCGGCGAAGGAGCGCATCGAAATGGCGCTGCCGCTCGACGAGAGCGCGGTGAAGACGATGATGGCGCCCAAGGCGGCGACGCGCGTCGCGTTCGGGACATTGGTCGAATGCGGCCTGATCGCGCCGGGTTCGGTGCTGACCGACACCAAGCGGCGCTGGAAAGCGACCGTCCGCGTCGACGGCAGCCTTGACTGCGAAGGCCAGCCCGCGGGGTCGATCCACAAGGTCGGCGCCGGTGTGCAAGACGCCCCGAGCTGCAACGGCTGGACCTTCTGGCATGTCGACGACGGCAAGCAATTGCGCGTGATCGATGCGGTGCGGCAGGACTGGCTGCTGGCCAACGAGGCGTAA
- the folP gene encoding dihydropteroate synthase, whose protein sequence is MFQPLTKPDLGNASSDARLYCRPACFVDRPHELDDACLRIADSMVWFAAWHVSMRDAGVVKSAIVTVPELADWVAAMPDPLVAMAAAQRAGVLRPRGALQLGERIVRLNEPQLMGILNITPDSFSDGGKHVDSAAAIDAGFAMASAGAAIIDVGGESTRPGAPLVWEGDEIERVQATVAGLAKGGVAVSIDTRKAAVMEAALAAGATIVNDVSALRYDDRAMEVVVKAGCPVVLMHAPAAKSDPHEGGDYDHVLFDVYDLLAERVAACIAAGVDPAKIIVDPGLGFGKGIGDNLALINGLALFHSLGCPILFGASRKRMIGALDNEAPADQRLGGTVALHYQAATQGAQLLRVHDIAENRQALRVWRGLRDAALTA, encoded by the coding sequence ATGTTCCAACCACTGACCAAGCCCGACCTCGGCAACGCATCATCCGACGCGCGGCTCTATTGCCGCCCGGCCTGCTTCGTCGACCGCCCGCACGAACTCGACGACGCCTGCCTGCGCATCGCCGACTCCATGGTCTGGTTCGCCGCCTGGCATGTCAGCATGCGCGACGCGGGTGTGGTCAAATCGGCGATCGTCACCGTTCCCGAACTCGCCGACTGGGTCGCGGCGATGCCCGACCCTCTCGTCGCCATGGCCGCCGCCCAGCGCGCCGGCGTGCTGCGCCCGCGCGGCGCGCTGCAGCTTGGCGAACGCATTGTGCGGCTGAACGAGCCGCAGTTGATGGGCATCCTCAACATCACCCCCGACAGCTTTTCCGACGGCGGTAAACATGTCGACAGCGCCGCGGCGATCGACGCGGGCTTCGCGATGGCGTCGGCAGGCGCGGCGATCATTGACGTCGGCGGGGAGTCGACCCGGCCCGGTGCGCCGCTCGTCTGGGAAGGCGACGAGATCGAGCGCGTGCAGGCGACCGTTGCGGGGCTGGCCAAGGGCGGCGTCGCGGTGTCGATCGACACGCGCAAGGCGGCGGTGATGGAGGCGGCGCTGGCCGCCGGCGCGACGATCGTCAACGATGTGTCGGCGCTGCGTTACGACGACCGCGCGATGGAGGTCGTCGTCAAGGCGGGCTGCCCGGTCGTGCTGATGCACGCGCCCGCGGCGAAGAGCGACCCGCATGAGGGCGGCGATTACGACCATGTCCTGTTCGACGTCTATGACCTGCTCGCCGAGCGCGTCGCGGCGTGCATCGCGGCGGGGGTCGACCCCGCGAAGATCATCGTCGATCCGGGGCTTGGCTTCGGCAAGGGCATCGGCGACAATCTGGCGCTGATCAACGGCCTCGCGCTGTTTCACAGCCTTGGCTGCCCGATCCTGTTCGGCGCGAGCCGCAAGCGGATGATCGGCGCGCTTGACAATGAAGCGCCCGCCGACCAGCGGCTCGGCGGCACGGTGGCGCTGCATTATCAGGCGGCGACGCAGGGCGCGCAACTGCTGCGCGTCCACGATATCGCCGAAAACCGGCAGGCACTGCGCGTGTGGCGCGGGCTGCGCGATGCGGCGCTGACCGCCTGA
- the thiD gene encoding bifunctional hydroxymethylpyrimidine kinase/phosphomethylpyrimidine kinase: MTARVLIIAGSDSGGGAGIQADIKTVTMLGGHAMTAITAITAQNTLGVEGVHAIPTEMVVQQMRCVAEDIGVDAVKIGMLGSADTAMAVAEELISGVYGESFAFDPVMVATSGAMLADPKTVDAMELLANLSTVVTPNWPELAALRGCAAITADTVEAEAVAYAQKVEAAVLAKGGHGGGETVIDRLVTGHGTIALWEAPRIDTRSTHGTGCTLASAIATGLAQGMPLEPAVARARDFVRLALLDAPGLGQGHGPMGQQLVRNDGLFTGPALNQITLPAKDYAASVAFYKQMGLTQIVDSADNGYARFEAINGVTLSIHLSPSRLREGLGEGVSSTSSNRTSPPPTPPASGRGEEGPVTYLESGALDAWVAYLARRGVQFEQMPADEEWGWREARLSDPAGNRLCLYQAGEYRRYPPWRA, translated from the coding sequence TTGACCGCACGCGTCCTGATCATCGCCGGCTCCGATAGCGGGGGCGGCGCGGGGATTCAGGCCGATATCAAGACGGTCACGATGCTCGGCGGCCATGCGATGACCGCGATCACCGCGATCACGGCGCAGAACACGCTGGGGGTCGAGGGCGTCCATGCGATCCCGACCGAGATGGTGGTGCAGCAGATGCGCTGCGTCGCCGAGGACATCGGGGTCGATGCGGTCAAGATCGGGATGCTCGGCAGCGCCGACACCGCGATGGCGGTCGCCGAGGAACTGATCTCGGGCGTTTACGGCGAATCCTTCGCCTTCGATCCCGTCATGGTCGCGACCAGCGGTGCGATGCTCGCCGATCCCAAGACGGTCGACGCGATGGAACTGCTCGCGAACCTGAGCACCGTCGTGACGCCGAACTGGCCCGAGCTCGCCGCGCTGCGCGGCTGTGCGGCGATCACCGCCGACACGGTCGAGGCCGAAGCGGTCGCCTATGCGCAAAAGGTCGAGGCCGCGGTGCTCGCCAAGGGCGGCCATGGCGGGGGCGAGACGGTCATCGACCGGTTGGTCACCGGCCATGGCACGATCGCGCTGTGGGAAGCGCCGCGGATCGACACCCGCAGCACCCATGGCACCGGCTGTACGCTGGCGAGCGCAATTGCGACCGGGCTGGCGCAGGGCATGCCGCTCGAACCCGCGGTCGCGCGCGCGCGCGATTTCGTGCGGCTGGCGCTGCTCGATGCGCCGGGGTTGGGGCAGGGGCACGGCCCGATGGGGCAGCAATTGGTGCGCAACGACGGGCTGTTCACCGGCCCGGCGCTCAACCAGATCACCTTGCCGGCGAAGGATTATGCGGCGTCGGTTGCCTTTTACAAACAGATGGGTCTGACGCAGATCGTCGATAGCGCAGACAATGGATATGCAAGGTTCGAGGCGATCAACGGCGTCACGCTGTCGATCCACTTGTCCCCCTCCCGCTTGCGAGAGGGGCTAGGGGAGGGCGTGTCATCCACGTCGTCCAACAGGACAAGCCCTCCCCCGACCCCTCCCGCAAGCGGGAGGGGAGAAGAGGGGCCTGTGACCTATCTGGAAAGCGGCGCGCTCGACGCGTGGGTCGCCTATCTGGCGCGGCGCGGGGTGCAGTTCGAGCAGATGCCGGCCGACGAGGAATGGGGCTGGCGCGAGGCGCGGCTGAGCGATCCGGCGGGGAACCGGCTGTGCCTGTACCAGGCGGGCGAATATCGGAGATATCCGCCGTGGCGGGCCTAG